One window of the Triticum dicoccoides isolate Atlit2015 ecotype Zavitan chromosome 3B, WEW_v2.0, whole genome shotgun sequence genome contains the following:
- the LOC119274522 gene encoding deoxyhypusine synthase-like isoform X5 produces MVDVIVTTAGGIEEDLIKCLAPTYRGEFSLPGALLRSKGLNRIGNLLVPNDNYCKFENWIMPLFDQMLQEQSTENVWTPSKVIARLGKEINDESSYLYWAYKNNIPVYCPALTDGSLGDMLFCHAVHNPGLIIDIVQDIRLINGEAIHASPRKTGAIILGGGLPKHHICNANMFRNGADYAVYINTAQEFDGSDSGAHPDEAVSWGKIKGSAKPVKVHCDATIAFPLLVAATFARRPHSANSTN; encoded by the exons ATG GTGGATGTTATTGTTACGACAGCTGGGGGTATAGAGGAAGACCTCATAAAATGCCTCGCGCCAACTTACCGAGGTGAATTTTCTTTACCTGGGGCACTGCTACGGTCAAAAGGACTTAACCGGATAGGAAATCTGTTGGTGCCCAATGATAACTATTGCAAGTTTGAAAACTGGATCATGCCACTCTTTGACCAGATGCTACAAGAACAATCTACTGAG AATGTCTGGACACCATCAAAAGTGATTGCTCGTCTTGGCAAAGAAATAAATGATGAAAGCTCCTACCTTTACTGGGCATACAAG AACAATATTCCTGTATACTGCCCAGCACTGACTGATGGATCACTCGGAGACATGCTGTTTTGTCATGCAGTTCACAATCCTGGTCTTATTATCGACATTGTACAAG ATATAAGGCTGATAAATGGTGAAGCCATTCATGCAAGCCCAAGGAAGACAGGGGCCATAATTCTTGGTGGAGGCCTTCCAAAGCATCACATATGCAATGCAAATATGTTTCGCAATGGTGCAGATTATGCAGTCTATATCAACACAGCTCAAGAGTTTGATGGAAGCGACTCAGGAGCACATCCAGATGAAGCAGTTTCATGGGGAAAGATCAAAGGTTCAGCAAAGCCTGTAAAG GTTCACTGTGATGCTACTATCGCTTTCCCGTTACTCGTAGCTGCAACATTTGCACGGAGGCCTCATAGTGCAAATTCAACCAATTGA
- the LOC119274522 gene encoding deoxyhypusine synthase-like isoform X2 produces MLLGDKAVLQQGGGEEEEMGGDGMSASELVSKEMEGVRAIVLKPSESLDESRFMKIAGADFNDAGLGLDGLLGSLASTGFQASNLADAIDVVNQMLDWSLSHEKPSEDCDEAELDPKYRESVRCKIFLGFTSNLVSSGIRDVIRFLAQHHMVDVIVTTAGGIEEDLIKCLAPTYRGEFSLPGALLRSKGLNRIGNLLVPNDNYCKFENWIMPLFDQMLQEQSTENVWTPSKVIARLGKEINDESSYLYWAYKNNIPVYCPALTDGSLGDMLFCHAVHNPGLIIDIVQDIRLINGEAIHASPRKTGAIILGGGLPKHHICNANMFRNGADYAVYINTAQEFDGSDSGAHPDEAVSWGKIKGSAKPVKVHCDATIAFPLLVAATFARRPHSANSTN; encoded by the exons ATGCTTCTGGGCGACAAGGCTGTACTG CAGCAaggaggcggcgaggaggaggagatgggAGGTGACGGGATGAGTGCAAGTGAGCTTGTTAGCAAGGAGATGGAGGGCGTCCGTGCCATCGTGCTCAAGCCGTCCGAGTCCCTCGACGAGTCGCGATTCATGAAAATCGCCGGCGCCGACTTCAACGACGCCGGCCTCGGCCTCGACGGCCTTCTTGGCTCCCTCGCCTCCACGGGGTTCCAGGCGTCCAACCTCGCCGACGCCATCGACGTCGTCAATCAGATG TTAGATTGGAGCTTGTCGCATGAGAAGCCAAGCGAGGACTGCGATGAAGCTGAACTTGACCCGAAATACAGAGAATCTGTCAGGTGCAAGATATTTCTTGGTTTCACCTCAAACCTTGTTTCTTCCGGTATACGGGATGTTATACGGTTTCTGGCTCAACATCACATG GTGGATGTTATTGTTACGACAGCTGGGGGTATAGAGGAAGACCTCATAAAATGCCTCGCGCCAACTTACCGAGGTGAATTTTCTTTACCTGGGGCACTGCTACGGTCAAAAGGACTTAACCGGATAGGAAATCTGTTGGTGCCCAATGATAACTATTGCAAGTTTGAAAACTGGATCATGCCACTCTTTGACCAGATGCTACAAGAACAATCTACTGAG AATGTCTGGACACCATCAAAAGTGATTGCTCGTCTTGGCAAAGAAATAAATGATGAAAGCTCCTACCTTTACTGGGCATACAAG AACAATATTCCTGTATACTGCCCAGCACTGACTGATGGATCACTCGGAGACATGCTGTTTTGTCATGCAGTTCACAATCCTGGTCTTATTATCGACATTGTACAAG ATATAAGGCTGATAAATGGTGAAGCCATTCATGCAAGCCCAAGGAAGACAGGGGCCATAATTCTTGGTGGAGGCCTTCCAAAGCATCACATATGCAATGCAAATATGTTTCGCAATGGTGCAGATTATGCAGTCTATATCAACACAGCTCAAGAGTTTGATGGAAGCGACTCAGGAGCACATCCAGATGAAGCAGTTTCATGGGGAAAGATCAAAGGTTCAGCAAAGCCTGTAAAG GTTCACTGTGATGCTACTATCGCTTTCCCGTTACTCGTAGCTGCAACATTTGCACGGAGGCCTCATAGTGCAAATTCAACCAATTGA
- the LOC119274522 gene encoding deoxyhypusine synthase-like isoform X1, translated as MLLGDKAVLKQQGGGEEEEMGGDGMSASELVSKEMEGVRAIVLKPSESLDESRFMKIAGADFNDAGLGLDGLLGSLASTGFQASNLADAIDVVNQMLDWSLSHEKPSEDCDEAELDPKYRESVRCKIFLGFTSNLVSSGIRDVIRFLAQHHMVDVIVTTAGGIEEDLIKCLAPTYRGEFSLPGALLRSKGLNRIGNLLVPNDNYCKFENWIMPLFDQMLQEQSTENVWTPSKVIARLGKEINDESSYLYWAYKNNIPVYCPALTDGSLGDMLFCHAVHNPGLIIDIVQDIRLINGEAIHASPRKTGAIILGGGLPKHHICNANMFRNGADYAVYINTAQEFDGSDSGAHPDEAVSWGKIKGSAKPVKVHCDATIAFPLLVAATFARRPHSANSTN; from the exons ATGCTTCTGGGCGACAAGGCTGTACTG AAGCAGCAaggaggcggcgaggaggaggagatgggAGGTGACGGGATGAGTGCAAGTGAGCTTGTTAGCAAGGAGATGGAGGGCGTCCGTGCCATCGTGCTCAAGCCGTCCGAGTCCCTCGACGAGTCGCGATTCATGAAAATCGCCGGCGCCGACTTCAACGACGCCGGCCTCGGCCTCGACGGCCTTCTTGGCTCCCTCGCCTCCACGGGGTTCCAGGCGTCCAACCTCGCCGACGCCATCGACGTCGTCAATCAGATG TTAGATTGGAGCTTGTCGCATGAGAAGCCAAGCGAGGACTGCGATGAAGCTGAACTTGACCCGAAATACAGAGAATCTGTCAGGTGCAAGATATTTCTTGGTTTCACCTCAAACCTTGTTTCTTCCGGTATACGGGATGTTATACGGTTTCTGGCTCAACATCACATG GTGGATGTTATTGTTACGACAGCTGGGGGTATAGAGGAAGACCTCATAAAATGCCTCGCGCCAACTTACCGAGGTGAATTTTCTTTACCTGGGGCACTGCTACGGTCAAAAGGACTTAACCGGATAGGAAATCTGTTGGTGCCCAATGATAACTATTGCAAGTTTGAAAACTGGATCATGCCACTCTTTGACCAGATGCTACAAGAACAATCTACTGAG AATGTCTGGACACCATCAAAAGTGATTGCTCGTCTTGGCAAAGAAATAAATGATGAAAGCTCCTACCTTTACTGGGCATACAAG AACAATATTCCTGTATACTGCCCAGCACTGACTGATGGATCACTCGGAGACATGCTGTTTTGTCATGCAGTTCACAATCCTGGTCTTATTATCGACATTGTACAAG ATATAAGGCTGATAAATGGTGAAGCCATTCATGCAAGCCCAAGGAAGACAGGGGCCATAATTCTTGGTGGAGGCCTTCCAAAGCATCACATATGCAATGCAAATATGTTTCGCAATGGTGCAGATTATGCAGTCTATATCAACACAGCTCAAGAGTTTGATGGAAGCGACTCAGGAGCACATCCAGATGAAGCAGTTTCATGGGGAAAGATCAAAGGTTCAGCAAAGCCTGTAAAG GTTCACTGTGATGCTACTATCGCTTTCCCGTTACTCGTAGCTGCAACATTTGCACGGAGGCCTCATAGTGCAAATTCAACCAATTGA
- the LOC119274522 gene encoding deoxyhypusine synthase-like isoform X3 — MLLGDKAVLQGGGEEEEMGGDGMSASELVSKEMEGVRAIVLKPSESLDESRFMKIAGADFNDAGLGLDGLLGSLASTGFQASNLADAIDVVNQMLDWSLSHEKPSEDCDEAELDPKYRESVRCKIFLGFTSNLVSSGIRDVIRFLAQHHMVDVIVTTAGGIEEDLIKCLAPTYRGEFSLPGALLRSKGLNRIGNLLVPNDNYCKFENWIMPLFDQMLQEQSTENVWTPSKVIARLGKEINDESSYLYWAYKNNIPVYCPALTDGSLGDMLFCHAVHNPGLIIDIVQDIRLINGEAIHASPRKTGAIILGGGLPKHHICNANMFRNGADYAVYINTAQEFDGSDSGAHPDEAVSWGKIKGSAKPVKVHCDATIAFPLLVAATFARRPHSANSTN, encoded by the exons ATGCTTCTGGGCGACAAGGCTGTACTG CAaggaggcggcgaggaggaggagatgggAGGTGACGGGATGAGTGCAAGTGAGCTTGTTAGCAAGGAGATGGAGGGCGTCCGTGCCATCGTGCTCAAGCCGTCCGAGTCCCTCGACGAGTCGCGATTCATGAAAATCGCCGGCGCCGACTTCAACGACGCCGGCCTCGGCCTCGACGGCCTTCTTGGCTCCCTCGCCTCCACGGGGTTCCAGGCGTCCAACCTCGCCGACGCCATCGACGTCGTCAATCAGATG TTAGATTGGAGCTTGTCGCATGAGAAGCCAAGCGAGGACTGCGATGAAGCTGAACTTGACCCGAAATACAGAGAATCTGTCAGGTGCAAGATATTTCTTGGTTTCACCTCAAACCTTGTTTCTTCCGGTATACGGGATGTTATACGGTTTCTGGCTCAACATCACATG GTGGATGTTATTGTTACGACAGCTGGGGGTATAGAGGAAGACCTCATAAAATGCCTCGCGCCAACTTACCGAGGTGAATTTTCTTTACCTGGGGCACTGCTACGGTCAAAAGGACTTAACCGGATAGGAAATCTGTTGGTGCCCAATGATAACTATTGCAAGTTTGAAAACTGGATCATGCCACTCTTTGACCAGATGCTACAAGAACAATCTACTGAG AATGTCTGGACACCATCAAAAGTGATTGCTCGTCTTGGCAAAGAAATAAATGATGAAAGCTCCTACCTTTACTGGGCATACAAG AACAATATTCCTGTATACTGCCCAGCACTGACTGATGGATCACTCGGAGACATGCTGTTTTGTCATGCAGTTCACAATCCTGGTCTTATTATCGACATTGTACAAG ATATAAGGCTGATAAATGGTGAAGCCATTCATGCAAGCCCAAGGAAGACAGGGGCCATAATTCTTGGTGGAGGCCTTCCAAAGCATCACATATGCAATGCAAATATGTTTCGCAATGGTGCAGATTATGCAGTCTATATCAACACAGCTCAAGAGTTTGATGGAAGCGACTCAGGAGCACATCCAGATGAAGCAGTTTCATGGGGAAAGATCAAAGGTTCAGCAAAGCCTGTAAAG GTTCACTGTGATGCTACTATCGCTTTCCCGTTACTCGTAGCTGCAACATTTGCACGGAGGCCTCATAGTGCAAATTCAACCAATTGA
- the LOC119274522 gene encoding deoxyhypusine synthase-like isoform X4: protein MLDWSLSHEKPSEDCDEAELDPKYRESVRCKIFLGFTSNLVSSGIRDVIRFLAQHHMVDVIVTTAGGIEEDLIKCLAPTYRGEFSLPGALLRSKGLNRIGNLLVPNDNYCKFENWIMPLFDQMLQEQSTENVWTPSKVIARLGKEINDESSYLYWAYKNNIPVYCPALTDGSLGDMLFCHAVHNPGLIIDIVQDIRLINGEAIHASPRKTGAIILGGGLPKHHICNANMFRNGADYAVYINTAQEFDGSDSGAHPDEAVSWGKIKGSAKPVKVHCDATIAFPLLVAATFARRPHSANSTN from the exons ATG TTAGATTGGAGCTTGTCGCATGAGAAGCCAAGCGAGGACTGCGATGAAGCTGAACTTGACCCGAAATACAGAGAATCTGTCAGGTGCAAGATATTTCTTGGTTTCACCTCAAACCTTGTTTCTTCCGGTATACGGGATGTTATACGGTTTCTGGCTCAACATCACATG GTGGATGTTATTGTTACGACAGCTGGGGGTATAGAGGAAGACCTCATAAAATGCCTCGCGCCAACTTACCGAGGTGAATTTTCTTTACCTGGGGCACTGCTACGGTCAAAAGGACTTAACCGGATAGGAAATCTGTTGGTGCCCAATGATAACTATTGCAAGTTTGAAAACTGGATCATGCCACTCTTTGACCAGATGCTACAAGAACAATCTACTGAG AATGTCTGGACACCATCAAAAGTGATTGCTCGTCTTGGCAAAGAAATAAATGATGAAAGCTCCTACCTTTACTGGGCATACAAG AACAATATTCCTGTATACTGCCCAGCACTGACTGATGGATCACTCGGAGACATGCTGTTTTGTCATGCAGTTCACAATCCTGGTCTTATTATCGACATTGTACAAG ATATAAGGCTGATAAATGGTGAAGCCATTCATGCAAGCCCAAGGAAGACAGGGGCCATAATTCTTGGTGGAGGCCTTCCAAAGCATCACATATGCAATGCAAATATGTTTCGCAATGGTGCAGATTATGCAGTCTATATCAACACAGCTCAAGAGTTTGATGGAAGCGACTCAGGAGCACATCCAGATGAAGCAGTTTCATGGGGAAAGATCAAAGGTTCAGCAAAGCCTGTAAAG GTTCACTGTGATGCTACTATCGCTTTCCCGTTACTCGTAGCTGCAACATTTGCACGGAGGCCTCATAGTGCAAATTCAACCAATTGA